One segment of Anastrepha obliqua isolate idAnaObli1 chromosome 3, idAnaObli1_1.0, whole genome shotgun sequence DNA contains the following:
- the LOC129241111 gene encoding formin-J translates to MDSRIGLDYIVENREYISKLGTALDTSNAVVKKQVFELLSALCAYNADGYARAIETLEFYKNLKNERYRFKIVINELEKTSNVEYQVALLAFINCVIISASNLQDRIRIRNEFIGLKVLPLLNNLRKVAQSVGDIIVQLDVFDEQRECDEAQSLQGPNGINLNSHLDVFYAILRQVADTPQEVPFLSILQHLLRIDPKEAISDVIWDTTEKLVHRATLLESHEDSVRLLRSPSVQKFSCPHCRGDATSPSRKNAAASLSTSASSQLHNGPLSPISSTPPLLPSTSTPVHSMVTPPPPAPPPPMPPPPLSGFIGVAPPPPPPPIMNGNCLVAPPAPPPVPGAPPPAPQPPGAGNSLMNHAHPIRPVTPDMCMNGQNLILLPQQDTPAPKSKMKTINWGKIPPNRVIGKQNIWTIVANNHQDTPMTDIDWNEMEGLFCLQSTSAQGSPKLGRESSGSSGYDTLDRKSKKESTEITLLDGKRSLNVNIFLKQFRSSNEDIIQLIRDGEHDDIGAEKLRGLLKILPEVDELDMLKTFNGDKSRLGNAEKFLLQLLEVPNYKLRIESMLLKEEFAANISYLDPCINAMIYAGGDLMNNEMLQEVLYMVVIAGNFLNSGGYAGNAAGVKLSSLQKLTDIRANKPGINLIHFVAMQAEKRNPELLKFPAQLTALENASRTTVEQINNEINALDSRIRKIKRQIEQPTTEDEIKEQMLEFLEGAEREVAVLQANMKEVEAIRLKLADFFCEDAAHFKLEECFKVFQSFCDKFKQAVKENERRQQLEEQATLRRKQREEQLAKRARQISQCGTPVSDSENQCSIERMFETTDGISPSITPNGSIRKRRPSRVLPEEDDLMEFLRTSGHEHISRDRKAYGSLDRSWARRARSGSSSRKRPELLNVDFSDERERASSPAPMLNLDKKSPSSPQAGGTTTPSPTQQTSEDTKPRISREFRQKIENWLQSNENDEKQNEEFKRKRRLVNSNRRSLENETDSERKLDTLPEEKIIPTTPTTTTSTNAQACNKNTTNANNNNNNNNNKNCNNNNTANNYKRVYPDWKPSKTLEQTDVVGTIQAIADVNDARDKSHWRKGSRNSELSKIDNENSQECQASKTQHFTTADELREYRRQRSLENTEKRASSLKSIEEEDRRRLYIQKLGELDPPDRLRIYIRKPLEKDAEDVAGNRTKQRLDVLKSPSPPAATTVLVKTNSDTKVNDDNRTSPQRILSSSSCKGESIIKADDAPTHHHNELRSRHNEKYSRKEIDADNIETPPVTRRVIATPNKTLVTINGLDKINSNQQAEHQNNQESNDQDIPGFFDRYSATRRTRRYKRPTDYSSGNEDLLSTKETNELNDVRQSSSAGDMVALHSKVQEIPVKNNTQAEKLVLDEPKPSIKPYAERTITKLEKVGRHISSINQEDVQEAIRNLKSPTNTPERIWSPTRDVSNPHITGTSTQNTTHSTNGGATIIKLSSHELNDEGFEETQSLVSDTPSQGKESTNSSCNGVTEHVTPHTRTIITKTATPKSTTSKYSTNRLADRLQISKLRNVLPQKSQPPYTPQQNSIRRTPNSAPIDRSRSFRTTSGLTVAQPILGGSGSNTARRAHSMRRPGNAHQDATQSVNTSPIHAARRDVERSSSRNSLRSSRSSINSGASTNTVRRMPIMVSKAPLQTVSVDSSPSKRPLTMQNNVPPHMRIVANASANRTPVPASRSSSSGSSIGQHVVVVRKVTGNSGGSGQRSVHLGSASFKENQTNSMPTRSNVARSAVLVKATMSQQATPQTTHTRTNSSTRSSSSSRGMSSFMRPTASSATKRTK, encoded by the exons GTTTAAAAGTACTaccattattaaataatttaag AAAAGTCGCACAGAGTGTGGGAGATATTATTGTGCAATTGGACGTATTCGACGAGCAGCGAGAATGCGACGAAGCGCAGAGTCTACAGGGCCCAAACGGCATCAACTTAAACTCACATCTTGATGTATTCTACGCGATATTACGACAG GTGGCCGACACGCCACAGGAAGTGCCATTTCTAAGTATACTACAACATTTATTACGTATCGATCCCAAAGAAGCGATCAGTGATGTGATCTGGGATACGACAGAAAAATTAGTACATCGTGCTACATTGCTCGAGAGTCATGAGGATTCGGTAAGGCTATTACGCTCCCCGAGCGTACAAAAATTTTCCTGCCCACATTGTCGTGGTGATGCAACCAGTCCTAGTCGCAAGAATGCCGCCGCCTCACTCTCTACCTCAGCTTCGTCACAGCTGCATAACGGACCGCTATCACCGATATCATCGACACCTCCACTACTACCATCAACATCGACACCGGTACATAGTATGGTTACTCCACCGCCACCCGCACCGCCACCACCAATGCCGCCACCTCCATTAAGTGGATTTATCGGTGTAGCGCCACCACCACCCCCGCCGCCTATTATGAATGGCAATTGTCTTGTAGCACCACCCGCACCGCCACCAGTACCCGGCGCACCACCACCCGCTCCACAGCCACCAGGTGCGGGTAATTCGCTCATGAACCATGCACATCCCATACGTCCCGTCACTCCTGACATGTGCATGAATGGCCAAAATTTAATACTGCTACCACAACAGGATACGCCAGCTCCGAAGTCGAAGATGAAAACCATCAATTGGGGTAAAATACCGCCAAACCGTGTCATTGGAAAGCAGAACATTTGGACAATTGTGGCTAATAACCATCAAGACACTCCAATGACAGATATCGATTGGAATGAAATGGAAGGGCTTTTCTGTCTGCAGTCGACCAGTGCACAAGGCTCACCAAAACTAGGCCGGGAAAGTAGTGGTAGCTCTGGTTATGACACGCTCGATCGCAAATCTAAGAAGGAGAGTACTGAAATAACACTGCTCGATGGTAAACGCAGCCTAAACGTAAACATCTTCCTCAAACAATTCCGAAG TTCTAATGAAGATATCATACAATTAATAAGAGATGGCGAGCATGATGATATCGGTGCTGAAAAGTTACGTGGTTTGTTAAAAATACTTCCCGAAGTTGATGAATTGGATATGTTGAAAACCTTCAATGGCGATAAAAGCCGATTAGGTAATGCGGAAAAATTTTTACTACAGCTTTTGGAAGTTCCAAA TTATAAACTGCGTATCGAAAGCATGCTGTTGAAGGAAGAATTCGCTGCGAATATAAGCTATCTCGATCCGTGCATCAACGCAATGATTTATGCAGGTGGAG ATCTAATGAACAACGAAATGCTGCAGGAAGTGTTGTATATGGTTGTTATAGCCGGCAACTTTCTCAACTCGGGCGGCTATGCTGGTAATGCAGCTGGCGTCAAACTCTCTTCCCTACAAAAGCTCACCGACATACGCGCCAATAAACCGGGTATCAATTTAATACACTTCGTGGCTATGCAGGCAGAGAAACGCAATCCAGAACTATTAAAATTTCCGGCACAGTTGACTGCTCTAGAAAACGCATCAAG aaCTACGGTCGAGCAAATAAATAACGAAATTAATGCACTCGATAGTCGTATACGAAAAATCAAGAGGCAAATCGAACAACCAACAACGGAGGACGAGATTAaagaacaaatgttggaattttTGGAG GGTGCCGAACGTGAAGTGGCTGTGCTGCAGGCCAATATGAAAGAAGTGGAAGCAATTCGTTTAAAATTAGCAGATTTCTTTTGTGAAGATGCAGCCCACTTTAAATTGGAGGAGTGTTTTAAAGTATTCCAATCATTCTGTGATAAATTTAAACAGGCTGTGAAAGAAAATGAGCGACGACAGCAATTAGAAGAACAAGCAACGCTTAGGCGTAAGCAGCGTGAAGAACAGCTAGCTAAACGCGCCAGACAAA TTAGTCAATGTGGTACACCAGTATCTGATTCGGAAAATCAATGTAGCATCGAACGTATGTTCGAAACAACCGATGGTATATCGCCCAGTATTACACCGAATGGTAGCATACGCAAAAGACGACCTAGTCGTGTTTTACCCGAGGAAGATGATCTTATGGAATTTCTGCGCACATCCGGACATGAACATATTAGCAGAGACCGAAAGGCATATGGAAGCCTGG ATCGCTCTTGGGCTCGTCGTGCACGTTCTGGAAGCTCCAGTCGAAAACGTCCCGAACTCTTAAATGTCGACTTCAGCGATGAACGTGAACGTGCCAGTTCGCCTGCGCCAATGTTGAATTTAGACAAAAAATCGCCATCTTCACCACAAGCTGGTGGCACAACAACACCTTCTCCCACGCAGCAAACCAGCGAGGATACAAAACCGAG AATATCCCGTGAATTCcgacaaaaaatcgaaaattggcTGCAGTCCAACGAGAACGATGAGAAACAAAACGAAGAATTTAAACGCAAGCGACGTTTGGTTAACAGTAATAGGCGATCGCTTGAAAACGAAAcag ATAGCGAACGAAAATTGGATACATTACCGGAGGAGAAAATCATACCTACCACTCCAACCACAACGACTTCTACTAATGCACAAGCTTGCAATAAAAATACTACCAACgctaacaacaataataataataacaacaataaaaactgcaataacaataatactGCTAATAACTATAAGCGCGTGTATCCCGACTGGAAACCCTCGAAAACGCTTGAACAAACCGATGTTGTTGGCACAATACAGGCAATCGCTG atgTGAATGATGCGAGAGATAAATCCCATTGGCGTAAAGGGAGCCGAAATAGTGAACTTTCGAAAATTGACAATGAAAACTCTCAAGAATGCCAAGCTTCTAAAACTCAACATTTTACGACAGCTGATGAGTTGCGCGAATATAGACGGCAACGTTCGTTAGAGAATACGGAAAAGCGTGCCTCGTCACTGAAATCCATTGAGGAAGAAGATCGGCGcagattatatatacagaaaCTTGGTGAGCTCGACCCACCTGATCGATTGCGCATTTACATACGTAAACCTTTGGAGAAGGACGCAGAGGATGTCGCAGGCAATAGAACAAAACAAAGATTAGATGTTTTAAAGTCACCATCTCCACCTGCTGCAACAACAGTTCTTGTGAAAACAAATAGCGATACCAAAGTGAATGATGATAATCGAACATCACCGCAAAGAATACTATCAAGCAGTTCATGTAAAGGAGAAAGCATAATAAAAGCCGATGATGCGCCAACTCATCATCACAATGAGCTCAGAAGCCGTCACAATGAAAAATATAGTCGCAAAGAGATTGACGCGGACAATATAGAAACGCCACCGGTGACACGTCGTGTCATCGCCACTCCAAATAAGACTTTAGTCACCATAAATGGTTTAGATAAGATCAATTCCAACCAGCAAGCAGAGCACCAAAATAATCAAGAATCTAATGATCAAGACATACCAGGATTCTTTGACCGCTACTCGGCAACTAGACGAACAAGGCGTTACAAACGTCCAACAGATTACAGCAGCGGCAATGAAGACCTTTTGTCAACTAAAGAAACAAATGAATTGAATGATGTACGGCAGTCATCGAGTGCTGGCGACATGGTTGCGCTGCACAGCAAAGTTCAAGAGATACCTGTGAAAAATAATACTCAAGCAGAAAAACTTGTATTGGATGAACCAAAGCCATCCATCAAACCATACGCTGAACGCACGATCACTAAGTTGGAGAAGGTTGGGCGCCACATTAGCTCCATCAATCAAGAAGATGTACAAGAAGCCATAAGGAATCTCAAATCACCGACCAACACGCCAGAGCGCATATGGAGTCCAACACGTGACGTGTCCAATCCGCATATAACAGGTACATCTACGCAAAATACCACTCATAGCACGAACGGTGGCGCTACGATCATTAAATTATCAAGCCATGAACTCAATGACGAAGGCTTTGAAGAGACTCAAAGTCTTGTATCGGATACGCCATCACAAGGCAAGGAGAGTACGAACTCCTCTTGTAATGGTGTCACCGAACACGTCACGCCGCATACAAGAACCATAATAACGAAAACTGCAACACCAAAATCCACCACCTCCAAATACAGCACGAATCGACTTGCAGATCGCCTACAAATTTCCAAGCTGCGCAACGTGCTGCCACAGAAATCTCAACCTCCATATACCCCGCAACAAAATTCGATACGCCGCACTCCAAACTCAGCGCCAATAGATCGCAGTCGCTCCTTCCGCACAACTAGCGGTCTAACAGTTGCGCAACCTATACTCGGCGGTTCTGGCAGCAATACAGCAAGACGGGCACATTCGATGCGCCGACCAGGCAACGCTCATCAAGACGCAACACAAAGTGTCAATACTTCACCAATACATGCAGCTCGACGCGATGTAGAACGCAGCAGTTCACGTAATAGCCTCCGTTCGTCGCGCTCATCCATTAACAGTGGCGCATCGACTAATACAGTGCGTCGCATGCCAATAATGGTGAGCAAAGCGCCGCTGCAAACGGTGTCGGTAGATTCGTCGCCCAGCAAGCGCCCACTTACAATGCAAAATAATGTACCACCACACATGCGCATCGTTGCTAATGCGTCGGCGAATCGCACGCCCGTACCGGCTAGTCGCAGCAGTAGTAGTGGTTCCAGCATTGGGCAGCATGTGGTAGTGGTGCGCAAAGTAACGGGTAACTCCGGTGGTAGTGGTCAACGCTCTGTGCATTTGGGCAGTGCgagttttaaagaaaatcaaacaaactcCATGCCAACGCGCTCAAATGTTGCTCGAAGTGCCGTCCTAGTCAAAGCGACCATGTCACAACAGGCCACACCGCAGACGACACACACGCGGACGAATAGTAGCACCAGAAGTAGTTCGAGCAGTCGTGGTATGAGCAGCTTTATGCGGCCAACAGCGTCTAGCGCCACCAAGAGAACCAAATAG